Part of the Microaerobacter geothermalis genome, GCTATGCGATCACTGACATAATGAACCACACTTAAGTCATGGGTGATAAATAAATAGGTCAAAGACATTTCCCTTTGAAGCTCCTTTAATAGCTTTATAATTTGAGCCTGAACAGAAACATCAAGGGCAGAAACGGGCTCATCAGCAACAATAAATTCCGGATTCATGGCTAAGGCTCGGGCAATTCCAATTCTCTGACGCTGTCCTCCGCTGAATTGATGAGGGTAGTTATCAAGATGTCTTGCTGATAATCCAACCTTATCCACTAATACCCTAAGTTCTTTCTCCTGCTCTAAATAATTGGAAACTCCTCGGCCAAGCAGAGCAATTCGCAAAATTTCACGGACTGTTTTACGAGGATTTAATGATGAATAAGGGTTTTGAAATATGATTTGAGCCTTTTGTCTAAACTTTTTTAATTCCTGACCCCTTATCTTGTTTAAATTCATATCTTCATAGATGATTTCACCAGATGTAGGCTCATGCAGCTTTATGATCGTTCGGCCAAGGGTTGATTTTCCACACCCGCTTTCACCTACCAAGCCCAATGTTTCCCCGGAATAAATGACTAAACTTATATCATCAACCGCATGTATAACCCGTTCCTTTTGCTTTGTAATGAGTCTCTCCAACAAGGAAGGCTTTTGAATATAATGCTTTTTTACATTTTTTAATTCTATCAATTTCTTTTTCCGGTTATATTGAGATGCTTCGTCTGCCGTTTGAAGAATGTTCATGTACTCCTTCCTCCTTTCTGTAGAGGACGCAGCGAACCTGCCTTTCATTGTCCATATTTAATATGGGAACAGGTTTTTTGCATTCATTGTGACGATGAGAACAACGCGGATAAAATG contains:
- a CDS encoding ABC transporter ATP-binding protein is translated as MNILQTADEASQYNRKKKLIELKNVKKHYIQKPSLLERLITKQKERVIHAVDDISLVIYSGETLGLVGESGCGKSTLGRTIIKLHEPTSGEIIYEDMNLNKIRGQELKKFRQKAQIIFQNPYSSLNPRKTVREILRIALLGRGVSNYLEQEKELRVLVDKVGLSARHLDNYPHQFSGGQRQRIGIARALAMNPEFIVADEPVSALDVSVQAQIIKLLKELQREMSLTYLFITHDLSVVHYVSDRIAVMYLGRLVELAETKKLFQNPKHPYTQALLSSIPTIHKEKRRQRIILQGSVSTPLEAPKGCSFYNRCAERIHGVCDKVPPLWQEKDNHWVACHLYQ